From Pseudodesulfovibrio nedwellii:
AGAATAAATACCGGCCATGATAAGGATTGATAGGGGAATAAGTACCATGGACATCTTGGCTAGGTATGCCTTGGGGCGAGCTGTGAGTTTGGCTACAGGCACATGGATCATGATTATCCATTTTCCGGCATCACTGGTAATTTGAATCCCTGCCAGTTCCGAGATGAATTCTCCAGGGTCAATGGTGGCGTATGTAAAAAGGCCATTTTTCGTTCTGATTTGGCCGTTTACTGTATTGACGATATTATCCCATTCCTTCGGAAAACTTGCTTGAAAGGTGAGGTCTTTACCTCCTTCACGCATGAAGCCCCATTCTTTATCTGCGTCATTGGACCGCAGCCAGTACCCTTTGTCGTTGAGTAACATGGGTTTTTCGCTTGATCCCTCAGTCCCGAGTTCCATAATGCGGCATAGGTGATCTCCGAAGTAGTTGAGCATAACCACCCCGTGTCTCGTCCCTTCGGAGTCGAATAAAGGAGCTGCGATGCGCATGATGGGCTTGGGAATAGCGCCGGGATCACAGGAATTCGTGTCTAGATCCAGTGCGGAAATGTACAGTTCACCGACCTTCAGTTTGCGGGAACCTTTGTGGTAGTACCTTCTCCCTTTATCTTGCAAAGCCATGTTCTCCGCCACTGAGGGGTTGCCTTCGTGGTAATCAATGCGGAAAAGTTCCATGCCTTGTCTGTCCAGATAGCGGATATTGTCATATGTTTTTTTATCCAGAGAGAAAAAAAGTAGGTTTTTGGCGAGAATGGCGGTCATGTGGCTGGTGAAGACCTGTTGTGACTCCTGCATTTTAGAAAGTAGGCGGACATCTGCCACGATATTTTCGAATTCAAATTTCAAGAGTTGTAGAAGTGAATATACCGTATTGGAGGTCTTTTCTGCCTCTAATGATTCCACATGATTCTTGTTGGATTGGTACAAAGTGAAGGCGCAAGCGCCTACGATGAGGCATACCAGCATTGAGGCTGCCAGCCATTGGCATAAACTTGATTTAAGGATTCTTTCCCCCATGGGAACGCCTTTGTGCTTAGTAATTATTACTACATATCATATTATAATTGTTTCATTTTTTTTTGTAAACACGAAAGCAATATTTGTTGATCTCTCTGATAAAAAATAATGTCCACCATTGAAGCTGGGGTACGATTTGTCGTGAGATGTAAAATAGATGGTCGACAAAAAGGCCCCGCACAGGAGGAATACGGGGCCGGTAATGTCTTGGGAAACGAACGGGTTATTTCTTGAATACGTGGAACTCGTAACCGTATGTGCCGGGGTAATCCCGATACTGCGCGATTTCCTTGCGGGTCATGCCGATGATGGCTCGTCCATTCGGGTCTGTTCCATAGGTCGATTCAATTTCGTTCATTCGCCGTTCAACGTCATTGTAGAAAGCATCCCAACAGGCGGTGTCGATGGTGAAATTGCCGAGCGTGGTATAGCCCGCGGCTTCGCCAGCGCGGTTATTTTCTTCGGCAGTACGCATGGCAGGGTAGCCTTCGGCCCAGAAGTTCTTGACTTCTTCAGGCGTGTTGTCACGGATGTCGTCCGAGAGCCAGACCGCGTCGGAGATGCAAAGGCAGCCCCCCGGTTTAAGGTAGTGTTTCCACTGTTCAAGCGCCTTGTCCACGCCCAGAATATATGCCGCGCCTTCGCACCAGATGAGGTCAAAGGATTCAGGTTCAGCCTGTATTTCGCCCATGTCCATGACTGCGGCGATAATGCGGTCTTCCACTCCGGCTTTCTTAGCGTTTTCGACCATCTTTTCGAGGAAGGGGTGATAGATTTCTGTGGCCGTGACAATGCCGTTGGATATCTGCGCCAGTGGGATCGTTGCCCCACCTGATCCGCAACCCAATTCGAGAATCTCCGGTTTTTCCGGCAGGTCAGTGCACATATCGTAAGCGCGTTGTGTCATAGCAAAACTGCCGGGACCTTCGCGGTCGAGTCCTTCGTATATCTTAAAGAATATTTCCATGAATTTTCCTGATTCCTTGTTGATGTTGAATATTGCATGCGGTGCTGCGGCCATTGCCCGGATGGCTGAGATTTCTCCTTCAGGTATATGCAGGCGGCGCAGGAAATCCGCATGTTTGTCAGGTGCGCTCTTTTCAAATTGGACATGCCAGCGTCGCATATCTTTTTCGCTGAATCCGGCGGAACTGAGCAGGGAAACCCATGTGGCCTTGTCCATGACTTGCTGTTCGTTCAACAAGTCGGCTCGGCCAAGCAGGTTGGTGATGAATCGTTGCTGTTCTCGCAAGGTGTCCATTTCCCGGTTCAGTTCTGAGAGCCGATTTTCCAGAGTCGTGGCCACGCCGGTTTCCGCTTGATCGTCGAGCATGTCACCAATGGCTTTGAGGCTGATCCCGGCTCTACGGTATTCACATATCCTTGTCAGGTGGATATCGTCTTCATCCGAATACTGTCGATATTCACCTTTGGTGTGACCGTTTGGTCGGAGTAGGCCGATGCGATCGTAGTAGAGCAGTGTTGAGCGAGATAGGCCGTGCTTTTTGGCGAGCCTTCCAACAGTGTACATATGTTGTCTGTCTCCTGTCAGCTTTTATCGTTTGTCCGCAGCATTTCGCCTGTTGCGAGATAGTATGTGAGCATTTTTTCAAGTCCTTTTATTGTGGCTTTGAATACTTCTGATTTATGTTTCACGTATTCATTTCCCTGCTTGTTTAATGCTGTCACATGTTGGGTCCATTTGAGAGTCGTTCCGGTTTTGCTCGGTTCTACTTCGATGATGTAATGGGCGATTCTCCATGCGTTGGTGCGGATGAACTCGATACGTTCCATCGGGTCGAATCGGCATGTGAACCAGGTTTCCGGGCCGCCTTCTGTTGGGAAATCGGTGTGGAAGACGCAACCCAA
This genomic window contains:
- a CDS encoding adenylate/guanylate cyclase domain-containing protein, whose translation is MGERILKSSLCQWLAASMLVCLIVGACAFTLYQSNKNHVESLEAEKTSNTVYSLLQLLKFEFENIVADVRLLSKMQESQQVFTSHMTAILAKNLLFFSLDKKTYDNIRYLDRQGMELFRIDYHEGNPSVAENMALQDKGRRYYHKGSRKLKVGELYISALDLDTNSCDPGAIPKPIMRIAAPLFDSEGTRHGVVMLNYFGDHLCRIMELGTEGSSEKPMLLNDKGYWLRSNDADKEWGFMREGGKDLTFQASFPKEWDNIVNTVNGQIRTKNGLFTYATIDPGEFISELAGIQITSDAGKWIIMIHVPVAKLTARPKAYLAKMSMVLIPLSILIMAGIYSICLFRQTNKQAQLDIIEQQASYARFVPKEFLALLGKGRYRDLALNSHANHEMCILFSDIRSYTKLSEDMTHLDVIQFLNEYFLTVNEPIADNKGFVDSFHGDALLALFKDGNAEGATQAAIAMQHRIKRFNTNRAAKAKKPIASGIGIHYGEVTLGALGTNERLQATVIGDVVNLAARIESCTKTFGVNIVISDSVYKKLPDPTAFNLREIDTVRVKGKQIPVALYEVFDADPEPLIAEKKSLLPSFKQALGLYRQGDFNEAAELFKLCMKKCPGDTISPIFFKRCKTMMRIPPGDGWTGISTL
- a CDS encoding MerR family transcriptional regulator — its product is MYTVGRLAKKHGLSRSTLLYYDRIGLLRPNGHTKGEYRQYSDEDDIHLTRICEYRRAGISLKAIGDMLDDQAETGVATTLENRLSELNREMDTLREQQRFITNLLGRADLLNEQQVMDKATWVSLLSSAGFSEKDMRRWHVQFEKSAPDKHADFLRRLHIPEGEISAIRAMAAAPHAIFNINKESGKFMEIFFKIYEGLDREGPGSFAMTQRAYDMCTDLPEKPEILELGCGSGGATIPLAQISNGIVTATEIYHPFLEKMVENAKKAGVEDRIIAAVMDMGEIQAEPESFDLIWCEGAAYILGVDKALEQWKHYLKPGGCLCISDAVWLSDDIRDNTPEEVKNFWAEGYPAMRTAEENNRAGEAAGYTTLGNFTIDTACWDAFYNDVERRMNEIESTYGTDPNGRAIIGMTRKEIAQYRDYPGTYGYEFHVFKK